The genome window CTCAAGAAAGTAACTATAAAACCAAATTACTTTTGTTTCTTTTTGTTGCATTTTTCTTGTTTTGGGGTGCTCGAGGAAGTTTAACCTCAAAACGTCCTATTAACGGAAGTAATGCTATATTTTGTTCAGATCAAATGACGAATTCCTTAGGATTAAATTCGCTTTATACCGTGGCTTTTGCTGCTTACGCAATGAAACATGAAGGTGATGTTAAAAAGTACGGTAAAATGGACGAATTAGAAGCGTATTCTCGTGTAAAAAAATACATGGATGTTACCGAATTTATTCCAAGCAAAGTTCCGTTTTTACATATTCAAAAACCGGATGCTTCTCAACCAAAATACAATGTAGTTATCTTTTTACAAGAAAGCTTAGGTGCCGAATATGTAGGTTGTTTAAATGGTTTACCTTTAACCCCTGAATTAGATAAATTATCAAAAGAAGGATTATTGTTTACTAATTTGTATTGTACCGGAACTCGAAGTGTAAGAGGAATTGAGCAAGTAACAGCTGGTTTTTTACCTAATCCTTCAGAAAGTATTGTAAAATTAAGTGGTTCCCAACAAGGGTTTTTTACTCTTGCAGATGCTTTTGGTCGTCAAAATTACGATACCAGTTTTATTTATGGCGGAATGGCAAATTTTGATAATATGGCGTCTTTTTTCAATGGAAACGGATTTAAAAACATTATCGATGAAACGGATTTTGATAAAGATGGAAAAAAATATGCCTTGAAAGGAACTTGGGGTTATTCGGATGAAGATTTAGTGGTTAAAGCCAATGAATATTTCAAAAGTTTAGGGAATAAACCTTTCTTTTCTTTGATGTTTTCTACTTCAAATCACGAGCCATTTGAATTTCCTGATGGACGAATTCAACTTTATGAACAACCAAAAAATTCGGTTCACAACGCTATGAAATATGCAGATTTTTCAATTGGTAAATTTTTCGAATTAGCCAAAAAAGAAGCCTATTTTAAGAATACTATTTTTGTAGTTATTGCCGATCACAACACCAGAACGTATGGTAAAAATTTAGTTCCGGTAAATAAATTCCATATTCCAGCTTTAATCATTGCTCCAAATGTTGAAAAAGGAAGAACTTATGATAATTTAGCAAGTCAAATGGATATTCCTTCAACAGTTTTAGCCTTATCAGGAATTACTACAAAAACACCTATGGTGGGAAGAAATTTATTAAAATTACCTAAAGGAACGAAAGGAAGAACTATTATGTTATTCCATGAAACCTATGCATTTAGAGTGGATGATGATATTGTTATCTTAAATCCGAATGCAAAACCATTACAGTTTAAAGTTAAAAGTGATACCGAGTTAATTCCAGTTGCTTTAGATGAAGAATTAGCTAAAGATGCACTTGCTCATATTGTAGCATCAAGTAATTTATACAAGAAAAGAGTTTATAATATCGACTAAAATTTTAAGTTTAATGGAGTTCGTTTCATTACCTAAAAAAAAGAATCGGATGTTAATTCCGATTCTTTTTTTTTAATTTCTAAACTCTTCCATTTCAATCGTAACCGCTTCTACATCACCACCAATTGGAGGATTTAATTTAGAAACCGCTAATTTTATTCGAGAAACAGATGGAATTTCTGCAAAAGTGCGAACAATAATACGTTGTGCAACATGTTCTAATAATTTTGATCGAATTGCCATTTCTTCAACCACAATTTTATTCAAATGAACATAATCAACAGTATCTGCTAAATCATCTGTTTGAGCTGATTTTCGTAAATCGGTTTTTATTTCTAAATCAACGCGGTAATCTGAACCAATTTTTGCTTCTTCTGCTAAGCATCCGTGGTACGAAAAGGTTCTTATATTATTTAATTTTATTGTTCCCATAACAAGCTTGTTTATTGTTTGTAGATTATTGTTTATTGTTTTGAAAACTTGGTTCAACCATAAACCATAAACCATAAACTTTTTTTATCTTTGTCAAAAGTAAAAAAAACAATGTCAACAGAAGAAAAATCATTGAATTTTATAGAACAAATCATTGAAGAAGATTTAAAAAATGGTTTGTCAGCAGATAAATTACGTTTTCGTTTTCCACCAGAACCAAATGGATATTTGCATGTAGGTCATGCGAGTGCTATTTGCTTAAATTTCGGTCTAGGAATCGATTACAATGCTCCAGTAAACCTTCGTTTCGACGATACCAATCCATCAAAAGAAGAGCAAGAATATGTAGATGCTATCAAGCGCGATGTGGAATGGCTTGGTTTTAAATGGGACAAAGAATGTTATGCTTCTGATTATTTCCAACAATTGTATGATTGGGCGGTAGTTTTAATCCAAAAAGGAAAAGCTTACGTGGATAATCAGTCGTCTGAAGAGATGGCAAAGCAAAAAGGAACGCCAACGCAACCAGGAACTAATAGTCCAAATAGAGATCGTTCTGTAGAAGAAAATTTAGATTTATTCGAAAGAATGAGAAAAGGAGAATTTCCTAATGGAAGCTATGTTTTACGTGCAAAAATAGATATGGCTTCTCCAAATATGTTGATGCGTGATCCAATTATGTACCGAATTATGCATGCTCATCACCATAGAACTGGAAACGATTGGTGTATTTATCCAATGTATGATTGGGCACATGGTGAAAGTGATTATTTAGAGCAAATTTCACACTCGTTTTGTACGTTAGAATTCTTGCCTCACCGTGAATTATATGATTGGTTTTTGAATCAAATTTATGATCCTACAAAGGTGCGACCAAAGCAAAGAGAATTTGCTCGTAGAAATTTATCGCATACAGTTGTTTCGAAACGTAAATTATTGCAATTAGTTGAAGAAAAGCATGTTACAGGTTGGGATGATCCAAGAATGTCAACGATTTCAGGAATGAGAAGACGTGGTTATACGCCAGCTTCTATCCGAAATTTTGCTAAAACTATCGGAATTGCAAAACGTGATAATTTGATTGATGTTTCACTTTTAGAATTCTGTGTTCGTGAAGATTTGAACAAGATTGCACCTCGTGTTATGGCGGTTTTAGATCCTGTGAAATTAGTAATTACGAATTATCCAGAAGGTCAAGAAGAGTGGTTAGAAGCTGAAAATAATCCAGAAGAAGAAGTAATGACGTACAGAAAAGTGCCATTTTCTAAAGAATTGTATATCGAAAGAGAAGATTTTCAAGAAGAAGCACATAAGAAATTTTTCCGATTAACTTTAGGAACTGAAGTTCGTTTGAAAAACGCCTATATCATTAAAGGTGAATCAGTTGTAAAAGATGAAAACGGTAATATTACTGAAATTCACGCTACTTACGACGTAGATTCAAAATCAGGAAGTGGAACAGAAGCTAGTCAAAGAAAAGTAAAAGGAACGATTCATTGGGTTTCAACTGCTCATGCAAAAGAAGCAGAAGTTCGTATTTATGATCGATTATTTACAAACGAAAGTCCAGATAAAGACAAAGAAGTTGATTTTAAAGAATATATCAATCCAAATTCGTTAAAAGTAATTACGGGTTATGTAGAGCCAAGTTTGGTTACTTCAAAAGAATTGGATCATTTTCAATTTCAACGTTTAGGATATTTTTGTGTAGATAGAGATTCTACTCCTGAAAAATTAGTTTTCAACAAAACTGTTGGACTAAGAGATACATGGGCAAAAATTTCAGAACAATAAAAATTTTCAATTTTTTGTCATGCTGAATTTAGTTCAGCATCTTAGTCAGATTTTAAACGTGTCAGATTTTCAAAACCTGACACGTTTTTGTTTTATATAGAAATCTTAATAAAAAACCACAATACCATCATTAAAAATTATTATTAATAAAATCTATCATAATTTTATTTTTAATAAATAAAAACTTAAAAAAGTGACTTTCATAAATTAATTGTAAGAAAAAAACTTTTTTAGGTAAAGTGTTTTTACATCTTTAATTCTAAAAACAGCTAAAATCGCTTTATTTTAATTTTGAGTAAAAAATCGCTAAAATTTTTCAACATTTGAGTAATGCAACTGAACTGATTTGTTAATTATCACATTTTGTATAATTACGTAACTTTTAGTTATAAAAAAACCACCAATTAAAAATTGATGGTTTTCACTTTTGTCATGCTGAATTTATTTACTTTGTCAATTCGCAAGCTCGGGTCAGCATCTCAATTATGCTTCTTCAGAATCTTCGATTCCGAAATTTTCATCGGTTGAATTTTTCTTATTCGCTTTTTTATTTTTCGATGCATTTTTCATTGCTTCACCTACTTGGTTACTTGCAGTAAAACTTGCTACCATGTTGTTCAACATGTCGCTACCAGCTTGTGG of Flavobacterium channae contains these proteins:
- a CDS encoding LTA synthase family protein, with the protein product MKNLRYLKPIFSFFLIGLCITTLSRIFLFLVFKERVVENEDYGSIFLIGLRFDLILICYLAFLPAVLISLLPDSILHYFKKFLNFYFIFFLFLFLLMELSTLDFINQYDTRPNRLFLDYLIYPKEVVGTLIKSYLPSLIITTILLGIALFFAFKHGKKLFYPQESNYKTKLLLFLFVAFFLFWGARGSLTSKRPINGSNAIFCSDQMTNSLGLNSLYTVAFAAYAMKHEGDVKKYGKMDELEAYSRVKKYMDVTEFIPSKVPFLHIQKPDASQPKYNVVIFLQESLGAEYVGCLNGLPLTPELDKLSKEGLLFTNLYCTGTRSVRGIEQVTAGFLPNPSESIVKLSGSQQGFFTLADAFGRQNYDTSFIYGGMANFDNMASFFNGNGFKNIIDETDFDKDGKKYALKGTWGYSDEDLVVKANEYFKSLGNKPFFSLMFSTSNHEPFEFPDGRIQLYEQPKNSVHNAMKYADFSIGKFFELAKKEAYFKNTIFVVIADHNTRTYGKNLVPVNKFHIPALIIAPNVEKGRTYDNLASQMDIPSTVLALSGITTKTPMVGRNLLKLPKGTKGRTIMLFHETYAFRVDDDIVILNPNAKPLQFKVKSDTELIPVALDEELAKDALAHIVASSNLYKKRVYNID
- the folB gene encoding dihydroneopterin aldolase; translation: MGTIKLNNIRTFSYHGCLAEEAKIGSDYRVDLEIKTDLRKSAQTDDLADTVDYVHLNKIVVEEMAIRSKLLEHVAQRIIVRTFAEIPSVSRIKLAVSKLNPPIGGDVEAVTIEMEEFRN
- a CDS encoding glutamine--tRNA ligase/YqeY domain fusion protein; amino-acid sequence: MSTEEKSLNFIEQIIEEDLKNGLSADKLRFRFPPEPNGYLHVGHASAICLNFGLGIDYNAPVNLRFDDTNPSKEEQEYVDAIKRDVEWLGFKWDKECYASDYFQQLYDWAVVLIQKGKAYVDNQSSEEMAKQKGTPTQPGTNSPNRDRSVEENLDLFERMRKGEFPNGSYVLRAKIDMASPNMLMRDPIMYRIMHAHHHRTGNDWCIYPMYDWAHGESDYLEQISHSFCTLEFLPHRELYDWFLNQIYDPTKVRPKQREFARRNLSHTVVSKRKLLQLVEEKHVTGWDDPRMSTISGMRRRGYTPASIRNFAKTIGIAKRDNLIDVSLLEFCVREDLNKIAPRVMAVLDPVKLVITNYPEGQEEWLEAENNPEEEVMTYRKVPFSKELYIEREDFQEEAHKKFFRLTLGTEVRLKNAYIIKGESVVKDENGNITEIHATYDVDSKSGSGTEASQRKVKGTIHWVSTAHAKEAEVRIYDRLFTNESPDKDKEVDFKEYINPNSLKVITGYVEPSLVTSKELDHFQFQRLGYFCVDRDSTPEKLVFNKTVGLRDTWAKISEQ